In one Alphaproteobacteria bacterium genomic region, the following are encoded:
- the ectA gene encoding diaminobutyrate acetyltransferase: MPRDGIIDGNQDVEADGLVFRKPTMDDGSEVWNLIQDINKLDDNSMYCNLLQCSHFADTCALALDDDKIVGWMSGYRPPNATDTLFVWQVAVHPDMRGRGVAKRLIRWTLERPWNRDIRHVNSTITSDNKASWALFGSIAKEYEADLERDPHFEEDRHFDGEAATEHLVQIGPLTRKVVRIAA, translated from the coding sequence CGGCCTCGTCTTTCGCAAGCCGACGATGGACGACGGATCCGAGGTCTGGAACCTGATTCAGGATATCAACAAGCTCGACGACAACTCGATGTACTGCAATCTGCTGCAGTGCTCGCACTTCGCCGATACCTGCGCGCTGGCGCTGGATGACGACAAGATTGTCGGCTGGATGTCCGGATATCGCCCGCCGAACGCTACGGACACGCTGTTCGTGTGGCAGGTCGCGGTTCATCCCGACATGCGCGGTCGCGGCGTGGCAAAGCGCCTGATCCGCTGGACGCTGGAACGTCCGTGGAATCGCGATATCCGCCATGTGAACAGCACGATTACCAGTGACAACAAGGCGTCCTGGGCGCTGTTCGGGTCAATCGCGAAGGAATATGAGGCCGACCTCGAGCGCGATCCGCATTTTGAGGAAGACCGTCATTTCGACGGCGAGGCGGCGACCGAACATCTGGTCCAGATCGGCCCGCTGACCCGAAAAGTGGTGCGCATCGCCGCTTAA